The following coding sequences lie in one Streptomyces sp. NBC_00510 genomic window:
- a CDS encoding aldo/keto reductase yields the protein MSLDSYVTLGRSGLRVSPFTLGTMTFGEDHGWGCSPEESANILAAYLDRGGNSIDTANIYTNGHSEKIVGDYFAGRSALRDRVVLGTKFFGNLYENDPNGGGPGRKAIVQQLENSLRRLQTDYVDIYWLHNFDPATPVEETLRALDDLVRDGKVRYIGFSDVPAWATAEAATIARFRGWAPVVALQLEYSLLERTSEGELIPMAEALGMGVMPWGPLRSGFLSGKYSSSSTGPVDTARTQLVGAPGEADYKVIDALHAVAADAGADPAAVALAWVQGRPGVTSTLIGARRMDQFEANLRALDVSLAQAQRGVLDDVSTPTLNFPAHNNATLAPMLQFAGASVDGRPSMPSPLLRAHSARY from the coding sequence ATGTCGCTCGATTCCTACGTCACGCTCGGCCGCTCGGGACTGCGCGTCAGCCCCTTCACCCTGGGCACGATGACCTTCGGTGAGGATCACGGATGGGGCTGCAGCCCCGAGGAGTCCGCGAACATCCTGGCCGCCTACCTCGACCGCGGCGGCAACTCGATCGACACCGCGAACATATACACCAACGGACACTCCGAGAAGATCGTCGGCGACTACTTCGCCGGCCGGTCCGCGCTGCGCGACCGGGTCGTGCTCGGCACCAAGTTCTTCGGCAACCTCTACGAGAACGACCCCAACGGCGGCGGACCCGGCCGCAAGGCGATCGTGCAACAGCTGGAGAACTCCCTGCGGCGCCTGCAGACCGACTACGTCGACATCTACTGGCTCCACAACTTCGACCCGGCCACGCCCGTCGAGGAGACCCTCCGCGCGCTGGACGACCTGGTCCGCGACGGCAAGGTGCGCTACATCGGGTTCTCCGACGTACCGGCGTGGGCGACGGCCGAGGCCGCCACCATCGCGCGCTTCCGCGGATGGGCCCCGGTCGTCGCGCTGCAACTGGAGTACTCCCTGCTCGAACGCACCTCGGAGGGCGAGCTGATCCCCATGGCCGAGGCCCTCGGCATGGGCGTGATGCCGTGGGGGCCGCTGCGCAGCGGGTTCCTGTCAGGCAAGTACTCGAGCTCCTCCACCGGGCCGGTGGACACCGCGCGCACGCAGCTCGTCGGCGCCCCCGGCGAGGCCGACTACAAGGTCATCGACGCGCTCCACGCCGTCGCCGCCGACGCGGGCGCCGACCCCGCCGCCGTCGCGCTGGCCTGGGTGCAGGGCCGCCCCGGGGTCACGTCCACCCTCATCGGCGCGCGGCGCATGGACCAGTTCGAGGCCAACCTGCGGGCCCTGGACGTCAGCCTCGCCCAGGCCCAGCGCGGTGTGCTCGACGACGTGTCCACGCCCACGTTGAACTTCCCCGCCCACAACAACGCGACGCTCGCGCCGATGCTCCAGTTCGCCGGGGCGAGCGTCGACGGCCGCCCGTCCATGCCCTCCCCGCTCCTGCGGGCCCACAGCGCCCGCTACTGA
- a CDS encoding AraC family transcriptional regulator encodes MHDPLSLAQIVRAPVAMMWSTGMVRHLEEIGERITRLASGSPRPRWVEGTVVFASDRVTEPMGTVNEPMMALTVQGAKRSVLGDRIFDYRAGQYLVATVELPLTSQISRASATEPFLGFGLPLRPAIIAQLLLEAAPVPARSYEGPGLATSDADDRLLDAVLRLLRLLDEPRDVPVLAPGVRREIHWRLLNGPQGALIRQIGRADSRMSLVARAIDWIKAHYDQVIRIDDVAREVGVSVSSLNRHFRAVTAMSPLQFQKQLRLQKARLRLIAAPDEVAAVGHAVGYDSPSQFSREYRRMFGAPPGQDAARLQTAAVVQE; translated from the coding sequence TTGCACGATCCGCTCAGCCTCGCCCAGATCGTCCGTGCGCCCGTCGCCATGATGTGGTCCACTGGGATGGTGCGTCACTTGGAAGAGATCGGCGAGCGGATCACGCGTCTCGCCTCGGGGAGCCCGCGGCCGCGGTGGGTCGAGGGAACGGTTGTGTTCGCGAGCGACCGCGTCACCGAACCGATGGGCACGGTCAACGAGCCGATGATGGCGCTGACGGTCCAGGGAGCGAAGCGCTCGGTCCTGGGTGACCGCATCTTCGATTACCGGGCGGGCCAGTACCTGGTCGCGACCGTGGAGCTGCCCCTGACCTCGCAGATCAGCCGCGCCTCGGCCACCGAGCCGTTCCTCGGGTTCGGGCTTCCGCTGCGGCCGGCGATCATCGCGCAGCTGCTGCTGGAGGCCGCCCCTGTCCCGGCCCGCTCGTACGAGGGGCCCGGCCTGGCGACCAGCGATGCCGACGACCGGCTGCTGGACGCGGTCCTCCGGCTGCTGCGCCTGCTGGACGAGCCCCGGGACGTGCCCGTACTGGCTCCCGGGGTGCGACGCGAGATCCACTGGCGGCTGCTGAACGGGCCGCAGGGAGCGTTGATCCGGCAGATCGGACGCGCCGACAGCCGCATGTCGCTCGTGGCCCGCGCGATCGACTGGATCAAGGCCCACTACGACCAGGTCATCCGGATCGACGACGTCGCCCGGGAGGTGGGCGTGAGCGTCTCCTCGCTGAACCGGCACTTCCGCGCGGTGACCGCCATGAGCCCGTTGCAGTTCCAGAAGCAACTCCGGTTGCAGAAGGCCCGCCTGCGACTCATCGCGGCACCGGACGAGGTCGCCGCGGTCGGTCACGCCGTCGGGTACGACAGCCCCTCGCAGTTCAGCCGCGAGTACCGCCGCATGTTCGGCGCCCCGCCGGGCCAGGACGCGGCTCGCCTGCAGACCGCGGCGGTGGTCCAGGAGTAG
- a CDS encoding nuclear transport factor 2 family protein → MSETLGAPDDSDHEGMLDMSHPSPVDTVRNFCAEFGPTYDDAVATCQRFLHPDVNWQSVIFNDHPVDGLDALLEDLRRALETFRASGFRMDVRHIQADGDVVSVRRTDELLDGEGNSLEAHDIVSTVYLEDGKIRCTRDRFFDSGRSADAWAG, encoded by the coding sequence TTGTCTGAAACACTCGGCGCGCCGGACGACTCCGATCATGAAGGAATGCTGGACATGAGCCATCCATCGCCCGTGGACACGGTCCGGAATTTCTGTGCGGAATTCGGACCCACCTATGACGATGCCGTGGCCACCTGTCAGCGGTTTCTCCATCCCGACGTCAACTGGCAGTCCGTCATCTTCAACGACCATCCCGTGGACGGCCTGGACGCCCTCCTCGAGGACCTGCGCCGTGCCCTCGAGACCTTCCGCGCGAGCGGCTTCCGTATGGATGTGCGTCACATCCAGGCCGACGGAGACGTCGTTTCCGTGCGCCGGACCGACGAACTCCTGGATGGAGAGGGAAATTCCCTGGAGGCTCACGACATCGTGTCGACCGTCTATCTCGAGGACGGCAAGATCCGGTGCACGAGGGACCGCTTCTTCGATTCGGGCAGGTCCGCAGACGCGTGGGCCGGCTGA
- a CDS encoding DUF6082 family protein: MARRVTGLLGLLAAAVVVLAAVLLSPFVLERISGSRGVDWDRLGQVGAAYGFTSAIVSALALAGVAVSLIVQNRQARAEQIQGIRGYYLELARLELDDMALFQPVWGATDIADPDGRKRHVYADLMMNYAWMGYEIGTIPEGLLRDMLAGMFTGEAGRDYWSRAHPSWIARSSGSRAGRRFLGVVGEELARAVAAGPGVPAPRAPGVPRRRSAVSGTLIGLGTGLALGALLRGRR; encoded by the coding sequence ATGGCCCGACGCGTCACCGGGCTTCTGGGGCTGCTGGCGGCCGCGGTGGTCGTGCTGGCGGCTGTCCTGCTGTCCCCGTTCGTGCTGGAGAGGATCTCCGGCTCGCGGGGCGTGGACTGGGACCGGCTGGGCCAGGTCGGTGCCGCGTACGGCTTCACCTCGGCGATCGTCTCGGCGCTCGCGCTGGCCGGTGTCGCGGTGTCGCTGATCGTCCAGAACCGGCAGGCCAGGGCCGAGCAGATCCAGGGGATCCGCGGCTACTACCTGGAGCTGGCCCGGCTGGAGCTCGACGACATGGCACTGTTCCAGCCCGTCTGGGGTGCGACGGACATCGCCGATCCGGACGGGCGGAAACGGCACGTCTACGCCGACCTGATGATGAACTACGCGTGGATGGGCTACGAGATCGGGACGATCCCCGAGGGCCTGCTGCGGGACATGCTGGCCGGGATGTTCACCGGGGAAGCGGGGCGCGACTACTGGAGCAGGGCGCACCCCTCGTGGATCGCCCGCTCGTCCGGGAGCCGTGCGGGCCGTCGTTTCCTGGGAGTCGTCGGCGAGGAACTCGCCCGGGCCGTCGCCGCCGGGCCCGGCGTGCCCGCTCCCCGGGCTCCTGGGGTACCGCGCCGGCGATCGGCCGTGTCCGGCACCCTGATCGGCCTGGGTACCGGTCTGGCCCTGGGAGCGCTCCTGCGGGGCCGACGCTGA
- a CDS encoding VOC family protein produces the protein MERVLGIGGYFMRAADPAALNAWYRDCLGLDVDEHGLWRPEAGPTVFATFESGTDYFGSRTQQTMLNFRVRDLDAMLAQLRAKGADVAEETQDMDGVGRFGWVTDPEGNRIELWQPA, from the coding sequence ATGGAACGTGTGCTGGGAATCGGTGGTTACTTCATGCGGGCGGCCGACCCCGCGGCCCTGAACGCGTGGTACCGCGACTGCCTGGGCCTGGACGTCGATGAGCACGGTCTGTGGCGTCCGGAGGCCGGGCCGACGGTGTTCGCGACCTTCGAGTCCGGGACCGACTACTTCGGGTCCCGCACCCAGCAGACCATGCTGAACTTCCGGGTCCGCGACCTGGACGCCATGCTCGCGCAACTGCGTGCCAAGGGCGCCGACGTGGCCGAGGAGACGCAGGACATGGACGGCGTCGGCCGATTCGGCTGGGTCACCGATCCCGAGGGCAACCGCATCGAGCTGTGGCAGCCCGCCTGA
- a CDS encoding YceI family protein produces the protein MPRNCAETTVPGARPHEELTGAYVIDPVHSAVGFSVRHAMVANVRGRFTAFEGFLRLDALHPARSEAHVSVQTGSLDTGVRARDSHITGPDFLDSATFPLMVFRSTAVVPLDEDRFRMTGNLRIKDVELPLHIDLDYGGTARDTDGQRRVGFEGSAVLRRSDWGLNWNVPLETGGVLLSDKARLELSVSALQLGPEAL, from the coding sequence ATGCCCAGGAATTGCGCGGAAACCACCGTCCCCGGCGCCCGTCCGCACGAGGAACTGACCGGTGCGTACGTCATCGACCCGGTCCACAGCGCGGTCGGCTTCTCCGTCCGGCACGCCATGGTCGCCAACGTGCGGGGCAGATTCACCGCGTTCGAGGGGTTCCTCCGGCTCGACGCGCTCCATCCGGCCCGTTCGGAGGCCCACGTGAGCGTGCAGACCGGCAGCCTGGACACCGGCGTCCGGGCGCGGGACTCCCACATCACCGGCCCCGACTTCCTGGACTCGGCGACGTTCCCCCTCATGGTCTTCCGCTCCACCGCGGTCGTCCCGCTGGACGAGGACCGCTTCCGCATGACGGGGAACCTCAGGATCAAGGACGTCGAACTGCCGCTGCACATCGACCTCGACTACGGCGGCACCGCCCGCGACACCGACGGGCAGCGGCGGGTCGGCTTCGAGGGCTCGGCCGTCCTCCGGCGTTCGGACTGGGGCCTCAACTGGAACGTCCCCCTGGAGACCGGAGGCGTGCTGCTCAGCGACAAGGCGCGGCTCGAACTCAGCGTCTCCGCGCTGCAACTCGGCCCGGAGGCCCTGTGA
- a CDS encoding SDR family oxidoreductase, which yields MKVVVIGGTGLIGSKVVSKLNAHGHEAVAASPNTGVNTLTGEGLAEVLQGAQVVVDVSNSPSWEDDAVMNFFRTCTGNLMEANAKAGVVHHVALSIVGTDRLPDNGYFRAKLAQEELIKASGMPYSIVHATQFFEFVNGIADAGTEGDTVRIAPVKFQPIYSDDVATAVARTAAGTPLNGVVEIAGPDVFRFDELVRDVLTAQNDPRKVVADPQAPYYGSVLQDDSLVPGAGAQLAATRFADWFAQQQR from the coding sequence ATGAAGGTCGTAGTCATCGGCGGAACCGGGCTGATCGGCTCGAAGGTCGTCAGCAAGCTCAACGCGCACGGGCACGAGGCCGTCGCGGCCTCCCCCAACACCGGCGTCAACACCCTGACCGGCGAGGGTCTCGCCGAGGTCCTGCAGGGCGCGCAGGTCGTGGTCGACGTCTCCAACTCGCCCTCGTGGGAGGACGACGCCGTGATGAACTTCTTCCGCACCTGCACCGGCAACCTCATGGAGGCGAACGCCAAGGCGGGTGTCGTCCACCACGTCGCGCTCTCCATCGTCGGCACCGACCGGCTCCCGGACAACGGCTACTTCCGCGCCAAGCTGGCGCAGGAGGAGCTGATCAAGGCGTCGGGCATGCCCTACTCCATCGTCCACGCCACGCAGTTCTTCGAGTTCGTGAACGGCATCGCGGACGCGGGGACCGAGGGCGACACGGTGCGCATCGCGCCCGTGAAGTTCCAGCCCATCTACTCCGACGACGTGGCCACGGCCGTCGCCCGCACCGCGGCCGGCACGCCCCTGAACGGCGTGGTGGAGATCGCCGGCCCGGACGTGTTCCGGTTCGACGAGCTGGTCCGTGACGTGCTCACCGCCCAGAACGACCCCCGCAAGGTCGTCGCGGACCCGCAGGCCCCGTACTACGGGTCCGTGCTGCAGGACGACTCGCTCGTCCCCGGCGCCGGCGCGCAGCTCGCCGCGACCCGCTTCGCCGACTGGTTCGCCCAGCAGCAGCGGTAA
- a CDS encoding FAD-binding protein: MVLVIGTGGAGLRAAIELAEAGVDVLAVGKRPKDDAHTALAAGGINAALATMDPEDSWQQHAADTLKESYLLADPRTVEIVTQGAALGIDDLERYGMAFAREEDGRISQRFFGAHKYRRTAFAGDYTGLEIQRTLVRRAEQLDIPVLDGVYITRILEHDGAVFGAYGFDLTDGTRYLIHADAVILAAGGHTRIWRRTSSRRDENTGDSFRLAVEAGARLRDAELVQFHPSGIIEPENAAGTLVSEAARGEGGILRNALGERFMSRYDPERMELSTRDRVALASYTEIKEGRGTPKGAVWLDVSHLPRQTIMNRLPRVYQTLLDLQMLDITRDPIEIAPTAHYSMGGVWVRPEDHSTDVRGLYAIGEASSGLHGANRLGGNSLIELLVFGRITGQAAAAYSLGLTSQPRSAAAVAQARAEVDDLVAADGPENVRALQRAIRNTMTEHAGVVRDEVGLRAGLAELDLIEKRMESVGVHPDIAGFQDLAHAFDLKSAALAARATLESALERRETRGCHNRSDYPAQDPALRVNLVWSPKTGVTRESIPAIPEEITALMQEVSTEGKLVE; encoded by the coding sequence ATGGTGCTGGTGATCGGCACCGGAGGAGCAGGACTGCGAGCGGCGATCGAACTGGCGGAGGCCGGTGTCGACGTCCTCGCGGTCGGCAAGCGGCCCAAGGACGACGCCCACACGGCCCTGGCGGCCGGAGGCATCAACGCCGCGCTCGCCACGATGGACCCCGAGGACAGCTGGCAGCAGCACGCCGCGGACACGCTCAAGGAGAGCTACCTGCTGGCCGACCCCCGCACCGTGGAGATCGTCACCCAGGGTGCGGCCCTGGGCATCGACGACCTGGAGCGGTACGGCATGGCCTTCGCCAGGGAGGAGGACGGCCGGATCTCGCAGCGCTTCTTCGGCGCGCACAAGTACCGCCGCACCGCCTTCGCCGGCGACTACACCGGCCTGGAGATCCAGCGCACGCTCGTGCGGCGGGCCGAGCAGCTCGACATCCCGGTGCTCGACGGCGTCTACATCACCCGCATCCTCGAACACGACGGCGCCGTGTTCGGCGCGTACGGCTTCGACCTCACCGACGGCACGCGCTACCTCATCCACGCCGACGCCGTCATCCTCGCGGCCGGCGGCCACACCCGGATCTGGCGGCGCACCTCCTCCCGGCGCGACGAGAACACCGGTGACTCGTTCCGTCTGGCCGTGGAGGCCGGCGCGCGGCTGCGCGACGCCGAGCTCGTCCAGTTCCACCCCTCCGGCATCATCGAGCCGGAGAACGCGGCCGGCACGCTCGTCAGCGAGGCCGCCCGCGGTGAGGGCGGCATCCTGCGCAACGCGCTCGGGGAGCGGTTCATGAGCCGCTACGACCCCGAGCGGATGGAGCTGTCCACCCGCGACCGCGTCGCCCTCGCCTCGTACACGGAGATCAAGGAGGGCCGCGGCACCCCCAAGGGAGCCGTGTGGCTGGACGTCTCCCACCTGCCGCGGCAGACCATCATGAACCGGCTCCCCCGGGTCTACCAGACGCTGCTGGACCTGCAGATGCTGGACATCACCCGCGACCCGATCGAGATCGCGCCCACCGCGCACTACTCGATGGGCGGCGTCTGGGTGCGGCCCGAGGACCACAGCACCGACGTCCGCGGCCTGTACGCCATCGGCGAGGCGTCCAGCGGCCTGCACGGCGCGAACCGCCTGGGCGGCAACAGCCTCATCGAGCTGCTGGTCTTCGGTCGCATCACGGGTCAGGCGGCCGCCGCCTACTCGCTGGGACTGACCTCGCAGCCGCGCTCGGCGGCGGCGGTGGCGCAGGCCCGCGCCGAGGTCGACGACCTGGTGGCGGCGGACGGGCCGGAGAACGTCCGCGCCCTGCAGCGCGCCATCCGCAACACCATGACCGAGCACGCGGGCGTGGTGCGCGACGAGGTGGGCCTGCGGGCCGGTCTGGCGGAACTCGACCTCATCGAGAAGCGGATGGAGTCCGTCGGTGTCCACCCCGACATCGCCGGCTTCCAGGACCTCGCGCACGCCTTCGACCTCAAGTCGGCGGCCCTGGCGGCGCGTGCCACGCTGGAATCGGCGCTGGAGCGGCGTGAGACCCGCGGCTGCCACAACCGCAGCGACTACCCGGCGCAGGATCCCGCGCTGCGGGTCAACCTCGTCTGGTCCCCGAAGACCGGCGTCACCCGGGAGAGCATCCCGGCCATCCCCGAGGAGATCACCGCGCTGATGCAGGAGGTCTCCACCGAAGGCAAGCTGGTCGAGTGA
- a CDS encoding FAD-dependent oxidoreductase — MRCIVSPENTFVIVGGGLAAGKAAEALRENGYDGRLVLIGDERDKPYVRPPLSKGYLLGKETRDSIFVHPDEWYDKHDVDLMLGTTVTGLDAGAKEVELDGGRRMPWTKLLLATGSTPRRLPVPGADLDNVLYLRRVGDSERLKEAFTAGARIVVIGAGWIGLETAAAAKQAGAEVTVLEHEELPLLRVLGREAAEVFAGLHTDHGVVLRHGVTVERITGTGGRADGVQLADGTHLPADAVVVGVGITPNVQLAEAAGLEVRNGVVTDAHLRTSSPDVFAAGDVANAYHPFLDRHIRVEHWANALNQPATAAQAMLGKDAVYDRLPYFYTDQYDLGMEYTGYVEPGGYDRVVFRGDRAAREFIAFWMSGNRILAGMNVNVWDVVEPVRDLITSRAAVDDARLADPDVPLDRVVA; from the coding sequence ATGAGGTGCATTGTGTCCCCTGAGAACACTTTCGTGATCGTCGGAGGCGGTCTGGCCGCGGGCAAGGCGGCGGAGGCTCTGCGGGAGAACGGCTACGACGGCCGGCTCGTCCTCATCGGCGACGAACGGGACAAGCCCTACGTCCGCCCGCCGCTCTCGAAGGGCTATCTGCTCGGCAAGGAGACGCGCGACTCGATCTTCGTGCATCCCGACGAGTGGTACGACAAGCACGACGTCGACCTGATGCTCGGCACGACGGTGACCGGCCTCGACGCCGGCGCCAAGGAGGTGGAGCTCGACGGCGGGCGCCGCATGCCCTGGACGAAGCTGCTCCTGGCCACCGGTTCGACCCCGCGCCGCCTGCCCGTCCCCGGGGCGGACCTGGACAACGTGCTGTACCTGCGCCGTGTGGGCGACAGCGAGCGGCTCAAGGAGGCGTTCACCGCGGGCGCGCGGATCGTCGTCATCGGCGCCGGGTGGATCGGCCTGGAGACCGCCGCCGCCGCCAAGCAGGCCGGGGCGGAGGTGACGGTGCTGGAGCACGAGGAGCTGCCGCTGCTCAGGGTCCTCGGGCGCGAGGCCGCCGAGGTCTTCGCGGGCCTGCACACCGACCACGGCGTGGTGCTGCGCCACGGCGTGACGGTGGAGCGCATCACCGGCACCGGCGGCCGCGCCGACGGGGTGCAGCTCGCCGACGGCACCCACCTCCCCGCGGACGCCGTGGTCGTGGGTGTCGGCATCACCCCCAACGTCCAGCTCGCCGAGGCGGCCGGGCTGGAGGTGCGCAACGGCGTCGTCACCGACGCGCACCTGCGGACCTCGTCACCGGACGTCTTCGCCGCGGGCGACGTCGCCAACGCCTACCACCCGTTCCTCGATCGCCACATCCGCGTCGAGCACTGGGCCAACGCGCTCAACCAGCCGGCCACCGCCGCGCAGGCCATGCTCGGCAAGGACGCCGTCTACGACCGGCTGCCGTACTTCTACACCGACCAGTACGACCTGGGCATGGAGTACACCGGCTACGTGGAGCCCGGCGGCTACGACCGCGTCGTCTTCCGCGGCGACCGGGCGGCACGGGAGTTCATCGCCTTCTGGATGTCGGGGAACCGCATCCTGGCCGGCATGAACGTCAACGTGTGGGACGTCGTCGAGCCGGTCCGCGACCTGATCACCTCGCGCGCCGCGGTCGACGACGCGCGCCTCGCCGACCCGGACGTGCCCCTGGACCGCGTCGTCGCCTGA
- a CDS encoding 4Fe-4S binding protein: protein MAYVIAQPCVDVKDRACVAECPVDCIYEGGRTLYINPVECVDCRACEPVCPVEAIFRADDLPEEWAHYREVNAEYFEPTSGSGGHGRPLVGDGDHAFVARLPPQRSRKKDIALFAIGKEEAEEADLWFPS, encoded by the coding sequence GTGGCCTACGTCATCGCGCAGCCCTGCGTCGACGTCAAGGACCGGGCCTGCGTCGCCGAGTGTCCGGTGGACTGCATCTACGAGGGCGGCCGGACGCTCTACATCAACCCCGTCGAATGCGTGGACTGCCGTGCGTGCGAGCCCGTGTGCCCGGTCGAGGCGATCTTCCGCGCGGACGACCTCCCGGAGGAGTGGGCTCACTACAGGGAGGTCAACGCCGAGTACTTCGAGCCCACTTCGGGCTCCGGCGGGCACGGCAGGCCGCTGGTCGGCGACGGGGACCACGCCTTCGTGGCCCGGTTGCCGCCGCAGCGGTCCCGCAAGAAGGACATCGCCCTCTTCGCCATCGGCAAGGAGGAGGCCGAGGAGGCCGACCTGTGGTTCCCGTCGTGA
- a CDS encoding N-acetyltransferase, producing MVEVGPQDLERTVAMHLRCSARTLWSRYHRAMGDPRTYLRTLLSRPGAVHLAVQQPAGDIVAVGHLMPDRGNAEAALLVEDAWQNSGLGSRLLRDLGHRAVGAGWKEVYGLVLPGDEKIPAILSHTSVPLHTLHEEGVTTVWAETGDIAAAEASTDAGAR from the coding sequence GTGGTCGAAGTCGGCCCCCAGGACCTCGAACGCACCGTGGCCATGCACCTCAGGTGCTCGGCCCGCACCCTGTGGAGCCGGTACCACCGCGCGATGGGCGATCCCCGTACCTACCTGCGCACCCTGCTGTCCAGGCCCGGGGCCGTGCACCTGGCCGTGCAGCAGCCGGCCGGCGACATCGTGGCCGTGGGCCACCTGATGCCGGACCGCGGGAACGCGGAGGCGGCGCTGCTCGTCGAGGACGCGTGGCAGAACAGCGGGCTCGGCAGCCGCCTGCTGCGCGACCTCGGGCACCGTGCCGTCGGCGCCGGGTGGAAGGAGGTCTACGGCCTCGTCCTGCCCGGCGACGAGAAGATCCCCGCGATCCTGTCGCACACCTCCGTCCCCCTCCACACCCTGCACGAGGAGGGCGTGACGACCGTCTGGGCGGAGACCGGCGACATAGCGGCCGCGGAGGCGTCCACCGACGCGGGCGCGCGGTGA